Proteins from a single region of Rana temporaria chromosome 5, aRanTem1.1, whole genome shotgun sequence:
- the LOC120941786 gene encoding tyrosinase-like, translating to MVILLVLLAFCLSAVDGQFPRVCSTEAAFHTKTCCPLWRDKSLCGSLSGRGRCRNWSTLYGNKIPLNNDDRLDWPRYYYENTCECHGNYSGFDCGDCKFGHHGEKCDRKKVVVRRELRELTFLEQKRLFSYLALAKTTKCSDFVVLSTGDRFHRETYRFVDASLYDVFVWMHYYSMKAILINGTFNPNKNFAHQGPAFPGWHRLNLLFLERQIQLMTGDEDFAIPYYDWRGEKNCSICTDELLGTNDAQGVLNPYSHFSFWKAICSGFNFPDEYCPLADYEQKMERVHRKPGATPSAPNLPSFQDVENILKLSSFDTPPYNDTSRLSFRNALEGFLSPDGVTLKRSLHNLVHIYLGGTMSQIPISSNDPIFIFHHSFVDKIFETWAARYEASPSLYPDNSEIGHGPDDCATPFFPCFKNRDLIHRAMTFGYQYSSFPVK from the exons ATGGTGATCCTCCTCGTCCTCCTGGcgttctgcctctctgctgtGGACGGACAGTTCCCACGAGTCTGCTCTACGGAAGCCGCCTTTCACACCAAGACTTGCTGTCCTCTTTGGAGGGACAAAAGCCTGTGCGGTTCTTTGTCAGGCCGAGGAAGATGTAGAAACTGGTCGACTTTATATGGAAATAAGATTCCCCTGAATAACGATGATCGTCTAGACTGGCCAAGGTACTACTATGAAAATACGTGTGAGTGCCATGGAAACTACAGCGGCTTTGACTGTGGAGACTGTAAATTTGGCCATCATGGAGAGAAATGTGACCGGAAAAAAGTGGTGGTGCGGCGGGAGCTCCGGGAACTGACCTTTCTAGAGCAGAAAAGATTATTCAGTTACTTGGCTCTAGCAAAGACCACCAAATGCAGTGACTTTGTTGTCCTGAGCACCGGAGACCGCTTCCACCGGGAGACTTACCGCTTTGTAGATGCCTCTCTCTATGATGTCTTTGTGTGGATGCATTATTATTCCATGAAAGCCATCCTTATAAATGGTACATTTAACCCTAATAAAAACTTTGCCCACCAAGGCCCAGCATTTCCAGGGTGGCATCGCCTCAATCTCCTCTTCCTGGAGAGACAAATTCAGCTGATGACGGGAGATGAAGATTTCGCTATTCCATATTATGACTGGCGGGGAGAGAAGAACTGCTCCATCTGTACAGATGAACTGCTGGGCACCAATGATGCTCAGGGGGTCCTAAACCCATATTCCCACTTCTCTTTCTGGAAG GCGATCTGCAGCGGGTTTAATTTCCCCGATGAATATTGTCCATTGGCCGATTATGAACAGAAAATGGAGAGAGTCCATAGGAAGCCCGGAGCCACGCCCTCTGCGCCCAACCTGCCCTCCTTCCAAGACGTGGAGAACATCCTGAAACTCAGCAGCTTTGACACCCCGCCGTACAACGACACGTCCCGACTCAGCTTCAGAAACGCCCTGGAAG GGTTTTTGTCACCAGATGGGGTGACACTGAAAAGAAGTTTACACAACCTGGTCCACATATATCTGGGGGGCACCATGTCTCAGATCCCCATCTCCAGCAATGACCCCATCTTCATCTTTCATCACAGCTTTGTTGATAA AATCTTTGAGACGTGGGCCGCCAGATATGAGGCATCTCCAAGTTTATATCCTGACAACAGTGAGATTGGCCACGGTCCAGATGACTGCGCCACGCCATTCTTCCCGTGTTTTAAAAACCGAGATCTCATCCACAGGGCGATGACATTTGGGTACCAGTACTCCTCCTTCCCGGTGAAATAG
- the LOC120941785 gene encoding uncharacterized protein LOC120941785 isoform X2: protein MFIIIVYNKQYFIAKHFILEQALLYSIAINYLLLFIIAWWGPLDFICRISHHQCLVGPIPLHLQDITPSVLGGAHSIPSAGYHTISAWWGPLDFICRISHHQCLVGPIPFHLQDITPSVLGGAHWTSSAGYHTISAWWGPFHSICRISHHHCLVGPIPLLLQDITPSLLGMPIPFHLQDITPSVLGGAHSIPSAGYHTISAWWGPFHSICRISHHQCLVGPIPFHLQDITPSVLGGAHSTPSAGYHTISAWWGPFHSICRISHHQCLVGPIGLHLQDITPSVLGGAHSIPSAGYHTISAWWGPLDSFCRISHHHFLAGPFHSICRISHHHCLVGPIPFLLQDITPSLLGRPIPFHLQDITPSLLGRPIPLLLRDIMPSLLGRPIPLLLRDITPSLLGRPITLHLQDITPSLLGGAHSTPSAGYHTIIAW, encoded by the exons ATGTTCATCATTATTGTCTATAATAAGCAATACTTCATAGCAAAACACTTCATATTAGAGCAGGCATTGCTTTACAGTATTGCCATAAACTACCTTCTACTGTTCATCATTGCTTGGTGGGGCCCATTGGACTTCATCTGCAGGATATCACACCATCAGTGCTTGGTGGGGCCCATTCCACTCCATCTGCAGGATATCACACCATCAGTGCTTGGTGGGGCCCATTCCATTCCATCTGCAGGATATCACACCATCAGTGCTTGGTGGGGCCCATTGGACTTCATCTGCAGGATATCACACCATCAGTGCTTGGTGGGGCCCATTCCATTCCATCTGCAGGATATCACACCATCAGTGCTTGGTGGGGCCCATTGGACTTCATCTGCAGGATATCACACCATCAGTGCTTGGTGGGGCCCATTCCATTCCATCTGCAGGATATCACACCATCATTGCTTGGTGGGACCCATTCCACTCCTTCTGCAGGATATCACACCATCATTgcttggcatgcccattccattCCATCTGCAGGATATCACACCATCAGTGCTTGGTGGGGCCCATTCCATTCCTTCTGCAGGATATCACACCATCAGTGCTTGGTGGGGCCCATTCCACTCCATCTGCAGGATATCACACCATCAGTGCTTGGTGGGGCCCATTCCATTCCATCTGCAGGATATCACACCATCAGTGCTTGGTGGGGCCCATTCCACTCCATCTGCAGGATATCACACCATCAGTGCTTGGTGGGGCCCATTCCATTCCATCTGCAGGATATCACACCATCAGTGCTTGGTGGGGCCCATTGGACTTCATCTGCAGGATATCACACCATCAGTGCTTGGTGGGGCCCATTCCATTCCATCTGCAGGATATCACACCATCAGTGCTTGGTGGGGCCCATTGGACTCCTTCTGCAGGATATCACACCATCATTTCTTGGCGGGCCCATTCCATTCCATCTGCAGGATATCACACCATCATTGCTTGGTGGGACCCATTCCATTCCTACTGCAGGATATCACACCATCATTGCTTGGCAGGCCCATTCCATTCCATCTGCAG GATATCACACCATCATTGCTTGGCAGGCCCATTCCACTCCTTCTGCGTGATATCATGCCATCATTGCTTGGCAGGCCCATTCCACTCCTTCTGCGTGATATCACGCCATCATTGCTTGGCAGGCCCATTACACTCCATCTGCAGGATATCACACCATCATTGCTTGGTGGGGCCCATTCCACTCCTTCTGCGGGATATCACACCATCATTGCTTGGTAG
- the LOC120941785 gene encoding uncharacterized protein LOC120941785 isoform X1: MFIIIVYNKQYFIAKHFILEQALLYSIAINYLLLFIIAWWGPLDFICRISHHQCLVGPIPLHLQDITPSVLGGAHSIPSAGYHTISAWWGPLDFICRISHHQCLVGPIPFHLQDITPSVLGGAHWTSSAGYHTISAWWGPFHSICRISHHHCLVGPIPLLLQDITPSLLGMPIPFHLQDITPSVLGGAHSIPSAGYHTISAWWGPFHSICRISHHQCLVGPIGLLLQDITPSFLGGPIPFHLQDITPSLLGGTHSIPTAGYHTIIAWQAHSIPSAGYHTIIAWQAHSTPSAGYLTSLLARGHSICRISHHHCLAGPFHSFCVISCHHCLAGPFHSFCVISRHHCLAGPLHSICRISHHHCLVGPIPLLLRDITPSLLGRAHSTPSAGYHTIIAWWDPFHSFCRISHHHYLVGPIPLLLQDITPSLLGGAHSTPSAGYHTIIAW; encoded by the exons ATGTTCATCATTATTGTCTATAATAAGCAATACTTCATAGCAAAACACTTCATATTAGAGCAGGCATTGCTTTACAGTATTGCCATAAACTACCTTCTACTGTTCATCATTGCTTGGTGGGGCCCATTGGACTTCATCTGCAGGATATCACACCATCAGTGCTTGGTGGGGCCCATTCCACTCCATCTGCAGGATATCACACCATCAGTGCTTGGTGGGGCCCATTCCATTCCATCTGCAGGATATCACACCATCAGTGCTTGGTGGGGCCCATTGGACTTCATCTGCAGGATATCACACCATCAGTGCTTGGTGGGGCCCATTCCATTCCATCTGCAGGATATCACACCATCAGTGCTTGGTGGGGCCCATTGGACTTCATCTGCAGGATATCACACCATCAGTGCTTGGTGGGGCCCATTCCATTCCATCTGCAGGATATCACACCATCATTGCTTGGTGGGACCCATTCCACTCCTTCTGCAGGATATCACACCATCATTgcttggcatgcccattccattCCATCTGCAGGATATCACACCATCAGTGCTTGGTGGGGCCCATTCCATTCCTTCTGCAGGATATCACACCATCAGTGCTTG GTGGGGCCCATTCCATTCCATCTGCAGGATATCACACCATCAGTGCTTGGTGGGGCCCATTGGACTCCTTCTGCAGGATATCACACCATCATTTCTTGGCGGGCCCATTCCATTCCATCTGCAGGATATCACACCATCATTGCTTGGTGGGACCCATTCCATTCCTACTGCAGGATATCACACCATCATTGCTTGGCAGGCCCATTCCATTCCATCTGCAGGATATCACACCATCATTGCTTGGCAGGCCCATTCCACTCCATCTGCAGGATATCTGACGTCATTGCTTGCTAGGGGCCATTCCATCTGCAGGATATCACACCATCATTGCTTGGCAGGCCCATTCCACTCCTTCTGCGTGATATCATGCCATCATTGCTTGGCAGGCCCATTCCACTCCTTCTGCGTGATATCACGCCATCATTGCTTGGCAGGCCCATTACACTCCATCTGCAGGATATCACACCATCATTGCTTGGTGGGGCCCATTCCACTCCTTCTGCGGGATATCACACCATCATTGCTTGGTAGGGCCCATTCAACTCCTTCTGCAGGATATCACACCATCATTGCTTGGTGGGACCCATTCCATTCCTTCTGCCGGATATCACACCATCATTACTTGGTGGGGCCCATTCCACTCCTTCTGCAGGATATCACACCATCATTACTTGGTGGGGCCCATTCCACTCCTTCTGCGGGATATCACACCATCATTGCTTGGTAG